From Solibacillus sp. FSL W7-1464:
CCCCAACGTTAACTTTACAAACACTTAGTTTATCTGCATTTGGATGCTTTTCTTTTGTCTCAACATAGCCAACTACAAATTTTGGTGAAAAGTCTACATCTAAAGAAATTTCCGCGCCGTTTGCTTTTAAAGCCGTTTCTAATTTCTCTACAAGTTCCGGTGTTACTTCCACATTTCCTGCAACATCCAGGTCTACGTATTTGCTAGCATTAAAAAGGTTAAATGCTTTCACTTCACCAGTTGTTTCTTCTTTTAAAATGGCTACATCGCCAGCGCGCTCCATCGCTGTTTTAACGATTGGCTCCATTGATAATTGTACTAATAGGACATCTCCTACATGTGCTTTGTTGTAAGCTACTTTCATTTTTCGTCTTGCTCCTTTTTTACTTTGTTTTTCGCTAGGATAAATATTGGTTCTAAATGACCGTTTTCATATACAAATGACAGGCTCGTAATCGGCACCGCGCCAACTGTAAAGAAATGCATTGTCATCTGCGCTAATACATCATACCCTACTTCATTCCGAATATCACCAATAATTAATACATCCTGATGCGGGACAGATACCGTCATTTCGCCTTCAATTTGGCTTTCCATTTCCTTTAAAAAGCTTTCGTTTAAAATACGGCTTGCATCATAACCGTCATTCTGATTTAAAAAGTAATAAACATTGCCCGAAACTTCATCACGTTTTACAGAGGTCGGCAATTTTTTTACAGAAAAACGGGCTGCTTCTCGTATATGCTCCTCTGTTACATTTAACTTCGGCAACATTGATTCGTCAATTAAGCGATACGTTGTACCTAGATCAAGCGCATAATAAATACGTGTTTCTGCCGTATGATCTGTCATGATAAAAGCATGGCCATCATTCGATTTTTTTGGGAAGGAAGTTGAGCGGATAATCGGATAAACAGAAGCAAGTCTGCCAAAGCCCTGTTCTTCTTCCCGTTGCATTGCTAAAAATGTTTGCTCAATTGTATAAATCACTTCATCGATTGCCTGCTGTTTTTTCGTTTCGTACTTCGTTAAAATTTCGGGTAAAGAGATATCCATTCCTCGCCCGATTTTTTTATGTTCAAGACGTAATTTATCATGTTTTTCATCGAATGTGAATGTGAAGTTTGCCTCACCTAACTTAGTCTTCAGTTCAGCTACTAACTGTTTCGATTCCATTCAACCACTCCTTTATCTAATCAAAAACGGCTCACAAATGTGAACCGTTCCATTTACTTCATCTATTGTAACAAAAAAGCTATGTGATTACTTTATTCGACGCTTCAACTAGTTAATCACTTTCACTGTTTTCACAATCTCCATCATTTCCTGTATTTTCTCGTCAATTTTCTTACCCTCGGAAATAGTAGACAACTTAACGCCTCCTAAATTGACGATCAGCTCATATTTCTCTTCAGGAAATTTTGTGACAGCAGAAAATCCGAATTGGCCATCCGATTCGAAAGTTTTTTCTTCTACAATTTCATTTTTGTTCTCCTGCTTTAACAAGTCATACTGCAACTGACTGTTTTCCGGTTCATTCTGATTAACGAATAATATATAGGAATCTTTACCATTCAGAATCGTATAATTCAATTCATCGATTCCTTTTTGAATACTATATCCTTTTGGCAAGTATAGCTGTATATGTCCAATCGTTTTGTTTACTTCGTTCGGTTCGCTGCTAAACATTATTTCAGCATTTTCCATCCCTGCCTGTGCTTGTTCTTCGACTGTTTGATTGCATGCTGATAATATAACAACAAGTGAAGTAAGCAAAAACGCATATATCCATTTACGACTCATTGTATTCCCTCTCTTTCAAACCTTCAAACGTATCATAATAATTTTCCGAGCCGTAATGCAACGAATGTGCTCTACATCCGGTCCTATTGCTCTTTATTTATTTTAAATAAAATTTGACCGACTAATAACTTAACGATATGTTCAAACATTTCTTTTCGGTCGATTAAATTATTAGAGAAAATACCAACTGCTCCCTGATGATGACGAATATTTTCGCTATCTGTATAGACGTCCATCACCGGTCCAAGTTCCTTCCCCATACGAAGCTCCTGAGCTATTTCTTCAGGTAGGGCAAATTGAGCTCCTGAACTGGCAATGACCGTGCCATCCTTTAAAACAGCCGCTCCCCAGTTACAGCAATACATAGTTCCTTCGATTTCATCGACACCGCCTTCAAGTCCAAATGTCATATCCGCATTTGTCAGCATCATCGTGTGACGCGCACGGTTGATCGCACCTTGTCTCGTTTCTTCGTTTGAGAAGGGCTGAATCGATACATCTGAAGGTACTTCCATATTTTCGATTGTGGCTTCAGGGAAATACTGTTGGACAATTGCTTCCACAGCGCCTAATTTCGCCTTATTTTTCGATCCTACTGCTACTCTCATTATTTCATCTCCAAGCTGTTCGTTTTTAAACCGTCTATACCTGTAAATTGGTTTCCCGATTTTTATGTAAGTCACGTTAAACCTATTGTCCGCAACCCAAAAACAAGAATGCGATAAGTTCGCATCCTTGTATTATAATATAATATTGAATTTTTTTATACGTTTGCACGAATAGATTCGATTGTGGAACGGTCTGCACTTTGAATTAATTTAACTAGCAGTTCTTTAGCCGCCGCGTAGTCATCCACATGAATAATCGAAGCAGATGTGTGAATATAACGTGAACAAACCCCGATTACAGCTGAAGGAATGCCGTCATTTTGAGTGTGCACACGTCCTGCGTCTGTACCACCTTGGGAAACGAAATACTGGTACGGAATATTGTTTGATTCTGCTGTGTCCAGCACGAATTCACGCATACCACGGTGTGTAACCATTGAACGGTCCAAAATTCGGAGCAATGTTCCTTTGCCCAGTTGACCGAATTCATTTTTATCGCCAGATGTATCATTCGCCGGTGATGCATCCAATGCAAAAAACAGATCAGGCTTGATCATATTTGATGAAACTGCTGCACCGCGTAAACCGACTTCTTCCATAACATTCGCCCCAGAATAAATATGGTTCTTCACTTCCTGACCGTGAATCTCTTTTAAAAGTTCAACCGCCAAACCACAGCCGTAGCGGTTATCCCACGCTTTTGCCATAATTTTTTTCGGATTGGCCATCGGTGTGAATGGACATACCGGAATAATGGATTGCCCTGGACGTACACCTAAATTCATCGCATCTTCTTTTGAATCTGCACCGATATCGATCAGCATATTTTTAATATCCATCGGTTTAGAACGTTCCGCATCCGTTAATAAGTGCGGCGGAATTGATGCAATAACACCCGGAATTTCACGGTCTTTTGTATAGACCGTAACGCGTTGTGCCAGCATAACCTGATTCCACCAGCCGCCAAGTGTCTGGAAACGGATCATGCCGTTTTCAGTAATGGAAGTAACCATGAATGCGACTTCATCCATATGACCAGCGACGAGTATTTTTGGCGCTTGTTCATCTTTTGCTTTACGCACACCGAATACGCCGCCTAAATTATCCTGGATAACTTCATCAGAATATTTTGCTAATTCCGAGCGCATAAAATTGCGGACTGCACGCTCATTCCCTGGCGCACCAGGAAGTTCTGTTAATGTTTTAAAAAGAGCAAGTGTATCTTGATTCATTCTGCAACACCTCTAAATGTAGATTTGCCTTCATTATAACACAAATTGCAAGCAATATTTCGACTTTCGAACCTTCTATTATTTTTACTCTATTTTCAGAATATGATAAAGTAAATGTAGTCACTATTTTGAGGAGGTATTTTGAAATGAATTTAAAAGACTTTACAATAGGGGTAGTAACAGGGATGGCAGCAGCTGTCATTGTTAAAGAAATGAGCAATCGCGTCGCACCATTTGCGAATCCAGATCATATTTTAGCCAACATCAAAGATGAATTTAAAAAACATGCACCAATTGATGGTTCTTGGATTTACATGAAAACAGAAAACTTCAGTAACGGTTTTACAGAAACTCCGGTCTATCGTGGAGGAATTTCCCGCACTATCAACGGCGAGCTTGAAAACTATGAGTTCGCAGCAGATGCCCGTTCCGGTGCCATTGTAGATATTAAACAAATATAATGTAACGGATGCGATGACGTAATTTCAGTCATCGTATTTTTTTGGGCATCGATAAAAGTATTTTAGTCCAACCGATAATAAAAGCACCTGCATCGAAAATTATGCAGGTGCTTTCGTGTTTACTTAATTAATGCCGGTTTCGAACGTTCCAAGCTGTCTTTTACTTCCTTGCCTGTTGCATCCCACTGAATCATGCGGTAATACGCATCATGGTAGAAGATAAAGCGGTAGCCATTTGCCAGCGCTTCTTTCATTAACTTTTCTTTCGCAAATACGCTTGTCATCGGGTAATCATCATATGCCAATACCCAAAGCGGATTTTGATGGGCATGTGTCGGCATAATATCCGCCATATGTAGCGCCACTTCACCATTTTGTTCCAGACGGATAATCGCATGTCCTTCACTATGGCCGCCCGTATGAATCATTTTCAAACCTGGAGCCACTTCCAGCTCACCCTCATATGTTGACACTAAATGCTGAACAGGCTCCCAGTTTTCTTTCCAATACGTATTCTTTGAACGGATATTCGGATTGCGCATTTCGTCCCATTCAATCTGTGTCGTGTGAATAACTGCATTCGGGAAAACCGGAACAAGCTTGTCCCCTTCCCACTTCGTTAAGCCGCCAGCATGATCAAAATGCAGATGTGTCATTAAAATCGCATCAATATCACTTGGCTGTAATCCAGCTTCAGCTAAGCTTTTTTCAATTGTTGATTCTTCGGAAACTCCGAAATTGCGCAACTGCTTTTCATTTAACTTACCGGCACCTACACCAGAATCGATTAAGTAATTTTTCCCCTCGTATTGAATTAAAATCGGTTCACATGCTAATTCAATCTGGTTCAATTCATTCACCGGATATTTACGAGACCACAGTGCTTTTGGCACTACCCCAAACATAGCCCCGCCATCCAGTGCTGTAACACCCCCATGTAACCATGTCAGTGTCATATTGTGAAATTCAAATCGATCCATTTCTCCATCCCCCTAAACCGTTATTATTTCGTCTTGTATTGGCATTCTAGTCGATATATTGGCTGACCGAGCTTCGAGAATTTCTCCTCGTATTCTGTCATAATATTATCTTCCGGCATATTCGCATGTAAGTCTAGTGATACATAATTTAATGCCATACCATACTCGTTCATACTTACGAGTGAATATTCAAAAAGACCACGGTTATCCGTTTTGAAATGGATTTCACCGTTATCAACTAAAATGTTCTCATAAATTTTCAGGAAACCTTCATGTGTCAGGCGACGTTTTGCATGTCGCACTTTTGGCCATGGATCCGAGAAGTTCAGATATACACGGTCCACATCCCCTTTTCCGAAAAACTCTTCCAGCTTCGCGCCATCAACTTTTAATAAACGCAAATTCGATGGTTTGTTAGCTGCTTCAATTTTTTCAAGGGCACAAACGATAACACTATCAAATAATTCAATTCCGATATAGTTAATATCCGGATTTTGCAGTGCCATCCCTAAAACGAATTGCCCTTTACCCGTACCAACTTCGATATGAATCGGGTTGTCGTTGCCGAATACTTCATTCCACTTACCTTTATAATCTTCCGGATTTGGAATAATTACATCAGGATGTTGTTGAATATATTCCGCTGCCCATGGTTTATGCTTTAATCTCACTTACTTATCCTCTTTTCTATTGTGTAGCTGCCTCATATTATAACGGAAAATAGCTTCGTTTGCTTTTATTTTGCTAAATTCCATATATTTTTATGAACGGTTATTTGAACTTTATTTTGACCGAGTGCTAATTTTTGTATTTCTCCATCTGCATGTGCCATGACCGGTTCATCAAAAATCAACTGTGCTTCCGTTGCTGCAAATTGCTCGACTTCCTTTAAAAGGGTATGCTTCCCAAAAAATACGGTCCCAAACAGGAATAATAATTTCCACTTCGATAAATTGGAGACGACTGTCAGTTCAAACTGACCATCGGATGTATTTGATTCAGGAGACAACTTCATTCCCCCGCCAAAATAAGGCTGATTGCTTGCCGTTACAAACCATACATTTTGATATTGCTTCTTTTTCCCTTCTTGGAAAATCGTGAGCTTGAACGGTTTATATGTAAAAAGCGCGTGAATGACATAAAAAGGATAGCTCAGCTTTCCTAGTTTCCATTTATTAAGCGACCTCTTCAGCGTGGACTTGTTAGCGATGTCCGCCACTAATGCATCAAACCCCACACCAAAATTATTAACAAAGTATTTTGTTGACCCGTTGAAGTTTACTACTCCACAATCATGGGAGGTGCTTTTTACTGTTTCTATAAACCGCTCTAACTGTTTATTCGTTTCGAATGCTTCATACCCCCTGGCAAAATCATTGCCAGAGCCGGCTGAAATTGCCCCTAAATAGACATTTTCAAAATAGACTGCACCATTCAGCACTTCGTGAATTGTTCCATCTCCGCCAATGGCAATAAGACAGATGGGGTTTTCCTTTTTTGCTCGTCTGGCAATATCATTTGCAAGCAATAGCGCATGCCCTTCGTATTTTGTCCTATGGATTTGATACGGGATTGCCAACTGCTGTTCAAACTGACGCCAACGCTTCATTCCCTGACCGTTTCCTGCGCAAGGATTAATAATAAAATGAACTTCCATTTATCAATCTTCCGTATTTTCCGTATTCCAAATATCCCGATGAAAAGATGTCGTTTGGACTGTATTTAGTAGGGCTTGTGCACCCCGTATTTGCATATGCTTCATGGGCGAAACAGTACGCGCTAATTGCCCCATCCATTCAGGAAATTTCCGTTTATCCACAAATGAAACGCCATACATTGTTCCGGGATAATCGATATAGCCATTTCGTGTTAATAACACTTTACGAATTGGCAGTTCAATATCATTCTGATGAAAAATCTGTTCGACCACTTTTTCCATCCGGTTTAATTGAATTAAAGGGCTAAGCACTTTTTTTTCATTTTTCCCGACCTTTTTTAACCAGAAGCGTTCGCTATTTGCTATATATACTGCCTGACTTTCCTGTTCCAGAACCGTAATACATAGACATTCTGTCGGTGTCATAATGATAATATCCAATTCTATCGGCGCTTTTTTCACACGTAAAATCGGATAATAGAAGATTAAGTAATTGTCCGGTAATGTTTGTAACATAGATCGCAATAATGTATCGCGCATAAATTTTGGATCGACATAAGATTTTTCGCGTAATGTCGAGCTCGCCCACTTCATTTGGAAATGAAAAAACTGATCGATGAACATTTTCTTAAGTTCTTCTAATGTTTTTGGCGTATAGACAAGATTCGGTTCAAAAATCAGTGTTGTATCCTCTTCTTGATGTAAATTTTCTTCTACTGCCCACTCATTGGAAATGGTCACTTTTTCGATATCTTCTTGTTCTTCTTCGATAACATCTACTTCTTTTTTGAAAGGAAAAAGTTTTTGGAACAGTGATTTTTTCTTCTCTTCCTGTACTTCTTCCTCTATATGTTCCCAACGTTCAATTGTTCCTCCGGTCTGCCATTGATACTTTATTCGCTCCCACTGATTTTGCTTTAAGCGAATAAACTGTGTTGGATAGCGTGCCAAGTCAATTTCGTATCGTGAAATATAATCTTGAAGTTTTATTAACTGAGCCATTTTATCTTCTCCCTAAGTTCATTCCTAATCTTCATTACTTTATATTTTACAGGTTATCCGCCAAAAAAAATAGCGCATTGCCGATAAGCAATGCGCTATTTTTAAATTAAGGAATTATAATTTCCCCATAACATCGGGGTTGATTTCCATTCCGGGTCGGAAATAGATTAAGCCTTAATCCCTTTTGGAATTTTTGTTTCAAATTGAGCTTGTAATTTACGTGTCCATTCGCCTGGTGTACCGTTGCCGATAACAGTACCGTCAATTTCAATAACCGGAGTTACTTCTGATGTTGTTGAAGAAACGATTACTTCATCCATTGAAAGCAGCTGCTCTTTCGTCATTGCCTGTTCGTTTACAGTAAGACCGATTTCCGCTGCACATTTAATAATTACTTGGCGTGTAATTCCATTTAAAATCAGGTTATTGGCTGGGTGTGTATATAGTACACCTTCTTTGATTCCGTAAATGTTTGAAGATGAACCTTCTGTAATAATTTCATCACGGTGTAAAATCGCTTCATAGCAACCTTTTTCATAAGCTTCCTGTTTTGCAAGAACCGCACCAAGCAAGTTTAGTGATTTAATATCACAACGTAACCAGCGAATATCTTCCACAAATGTAGCTTTTACACCTTTTTCAAAGTTTTCTAATGGGCGTGGATTTTCTTTTGCATTGCCTGTAATTACCGGTTTCACATCATCACCTGGGAAAATATGGTTACGAGGGCCGGCACCACGTGTAATCTGGAAGTATACATGACCTGTGTCAATGTTGTTCGCTTCTACAAGTTGATGCAGTAATTGGTGTAATTTATCTTTTGTATATGGAATCGTAATGCGGATCTTTTCAGCACTGTCATAAAAACGGTCAATATGTTCAGTTGCTGTGAACAGTTCCCCATTATATACTTTCACGACTTCATATACACCGTCACCGAATTGGTAACCGCGGTCTTCCTTGTCCACCAGTACTTCTTCATTTTTTACAATTTGATCATTCCATAAACTAAAGCTCATCTCAAATACCACCTTTTAATTAGTTAGTTGCTAAATTTACGATTGCTTCTGCATAAATGGCAGTCGCTTTTATCAAGTTTTCAATATCAACAAATTCATCTGCCTGATGGGCAACATCCTGTTCGCCTGGGAACAGCATTCCGAATGCTACCCCTTTTTCCATAACGCGCGCATAGGTGCCACCGCCAGTTGAAAGTGGCTTCGAATAGTCATTGCTGTATTTGCGATAGACTTGTAGCAATGTTTGAACCAATCCATCTTCCTCGCTTACATAATGCGGGATTGAATTGCTCACTACATCTAACGAAAAAGCTTCGTGCTGTAATAACGTCTGTACTTTCGTTATTTTTTCTTCAAACGGATACGTCACCGAATAACGCATACTCACTTCAATTGACGCACCACGCTCATCAAAGTTTACGATTCCAGGGTTTAATGTTGTCGGTCCCGACATCGCATCTTCAAATTGGAAGTCCAATGCTGTTCCAAAATGATCGTTGTCAAAAACACGGACGATAAAATCAACAAACGACTTGCTTTGTTTTGTCCCCAAAACATTTTGTAAAAATTTCGCTAAATAAACCGCTGCATTTCGTCCCTTTTCCGGTTCCATTGCATGAGCTGATTTACCTTTCACAACAATTATAATCCCATTATCATTTTTAGTGAAAGTACCTTCAACATCATTTTCTTTTAAATATTTCAGAAAATTCTCACTTGTGCTTTTTTCGGCATATTTTAAAGTAGCGGTTGCTTCATCCGGCACCATATTTGTGCGGCTGCCTGCATAGAATGACAGTAATTGCTCATTGCTTAATCGTTTTTCTTTACTAGAGAACGTTAAATGGGCAATACCTTTTTCAGCGTTGATTAGCGGAAAATCAGCATCAGGTGCAAAACCAATTGTCGGCATTTCCTCTTTTTCGAAGTAGCGTGTTACGCATTGGAATCCGCTTTCTTCATCTGTACCAATAATCATACGTACACGTTTTTTCAAAGGGATTTTCGCATCGTGGATCAGTTTCATCGCCAGCCAGGCAGCCATTGTCGGACCTTTGTCATCAATCGCACCACGGCCAAATAATTTTCCATCTGCCACTTGTCCTTCAAACGGAGGGTATGTCCAGCTTGCAGCATCTCCGGCAGGTACTACATCTACATGGCAAAGCACACCGACAAGCTCTTCACCTTGCCCCATTTCAATATGGCCGGCCATATGGTCAATGTTTTTTGTAATCATCCCTTGCTCGATACCTTTTTGAAGCATGAATTCCAATGCTGCTTTCGGACCAGCACCGAAAGGCATTATTTCAGAAAAATTACTCTCATCTTTTACACTTTCTATCTGAATCAATTGCTGTAATTCTTGAATAAGCTCTTCTTTTCTTTCCTGAGCCAGTTGTAACCAATCCATCACTACACCTCATTTTTATAATATTGTTATTGTACTCCTTCTTGTTAAAATTACAATAATCATTTGACAAATTCATTGCTATCTCTATTTCTAGGAATATTAAATATATGAATTTTCTGTAAAAATAGTGTTTTTCGTCTCTCATTTCTGGAAATCTGTTTAGTTTTCCGCTATAATGTATGTGTCAGAACATCTATTCTGACCAAACTTTCAGAAAAGGGGATGTCTAAGGCAAACTACTAAAGCCTAAGTGCACTCCGCACATATTTTGTCGTCCGCTAGTCTTATGCCATGAGAATTTAAGATCGAAGGAGTGGTTTTTAGAAATGAAGCCAACTACTGATAGAATGCTTAATCGTATTAAAGACGTGTATATGTTTATCCTGAATAAAGGAGAAGTGACTACACAGGATTTAGTCGAAGAGTTTAACATCACTCCTCGCACCATTCAAAGAGATTTGAATGTGTTAGCCTTCAATGACTTGGTAATGAGTCCAAGTCGGGGTAAATGGACAACGACGAAGAAAAAAGTAAAAATGACATCTTAGAATTCTTGAAAGCGGCTGATTCTTTATTTTGTGAGAAAGGACTAATTGTCCCAACATAACGTAAGGTGTCGATCAGTTACACATGAAATATTATGAACATTGCTGAGTCAGCAAGCGTTCACTTAGTTCTTGACACATAGAACTAAAAGAAGCGAATGCCTTTTCGTCGGGGCATTCGCTTTTCCTTTGTTTATTATTTTTTCGTTAAAAGATCAAGTTCCTGTTCTGTCAGCTCACGGTATTCACCTAATGGCAACTCTTCATCAAGCTGCAATGTTCCCATCGACAGACGTTTTAAATACGTAACCTTCTTGCCTACCGCCTCAAACATGCGCTTCACTTGATGGAATTTACCTTCTTGGATCATCAGTTCAATTTCCGATTGTTCACCAGACATTAATATTTTCAATTCCCCGGGCTTTGTATGATAGCCATCATCCAATGTAACCCCCTGTGCGAATGCTTCGATATCGGCTTCCGTTACTACTCCGTCAATTTTCGCGTAATACCATTTTGGCACATGCTTTTTAGGAGAAAGCAGATTATGTGCTAAATTACCGTCATTTGTAAGTAGCAGCAGCCCTTCCGTATCTTTATCCAAACGACCGACAGGGAATGGCTCAAAATGCCGATAAGCCGGATCGAGTAGATCAATGACCGTTTGATCGTAACGGTCTTCTGTAGCTGAAATGACACCCGGTGGTTTATTCATCATTAAATAAATAAACTCCACATACTCCACACGCTCGCCAAATACCGAAACATTTTGCTTTTCAGGATTCACATGCATTGCCGAATCATTTACTGTAACACCGTCCACTGTTACAGCTTTTTGCTTTAATAATAGTTTAACTTCTTTTCTTGAGCCGTAGCCCATATTAGCCAGTAATTTATCTAAGCGCATAAAGTCCTCCATGAAAAAAGGGGACGCCTTTTAGTGAGACGTCCTCATTTTTATTTTACTAATTTTAATTTACGTGCAATTTTTGTGAATTTTTCACCTAATAATAGTTGGGCTAACCCTAGTCTATAAGATATCGCACCATAAAGAATCGCACCGACCCCTGCACAAATAATTGCATACAGTAGTGCCAGCATTTTCGTAGTGGCCGGAGCAATCGCTGTTAAAACAATATGTGTAATCCATACCGCTAACGCCATCGCGATTGTCAAAATAATAATTAGTAGAATACGTCGTAAAACAACTGTCGCATCGTAATCTGTCACTTTTTTCAGAACAAAAATATTGATTGCGATTGTCGCTCCATAGCCAAGTGCTGTCGCTAAAATAGCACCATCAACCGACATAAGATGAATAAGCGGTGTATTTAAAATTGTTTTTGTAAGCAAGCCGACAAGTAAACTGAAGATTACCCACTTTTGGTAATTGACCCCCTGTAACATAGCAGCAGTTACTGAAAATAGAGCAAAGAAAATGGCAAGCGGTGCGTAGTGACTTAATACTTGTGTTCCCATTTCGCTGTAGGAATAGAAGAAATGATATAAATCTTCCGCTAAAATTGAAATTCCGATCGCTGCAGGTACAGTAATAAACAGCAGTACTTGATACGTTTTATCCATCGAACTATGTACTTGCTGCAAATTGCCCTGCGTATAAAATTTCGTCACCGTCGGAATAATGGCCATCGAAAAGCCTGTAGCCAAAACAACTGGAATCATGACAATTTTTTGAGTTAACAAGTTAAGCATTGTAAAATACGGCTCATAAATTTCCGCCGGAATTCCACTGGCATGCATTGCACGATTAAATGTCAGCAAATCGATAAGCTGGAATAATGACCCCCCCAATCCGACGAATACAACAGGAATCGAATATTTAAATATTTCTTTGTACATCTCCGAATAAGGAAGTCTCTGTTCTCTTGGGGCTACAACCTGAACAGCCTTAATCTCGGGACGCAGCTTTTTCCAGAAATAAAACAATGTCAAAAGCCCGCCAAGCGCGCCAATAAATGCGGCAAATACCGAGAAATTAATTGCTGTTATCTCATCACCGTCCATAACTTTGACGACAATGAACGCTCCAACTAGTAAAAAGACGATGCGCACAATCTGTTCAATCAGCTGTGAAACAGAAGTCGGCAAATAATGTCCGTATCCTTGCAAGTAGCCACGTACTAAACTCATAAACGGCACAACAATTAATGCATAGCTCACCCACTGGATAACGTTCGCAACTTGCTCCACAGTAAATGTCTGTTCTTCACTGCCAATCACTATATTTGCCAGCGGCGTTGCCAGCAGATTCATTAAAATAAACGCTACAATTCCTGTAAGCGTCATCAGTAAAGCACCTGTTTTTACAAGTCTGCGG
This genomic window contains:
- a CDS encoding M42 family metallopeptidase, producing the protein MNQDTLALFKTLTELPGAPGNERAVRNFMRSELAKYSDEVIQDNLGGVFGVRKAKDEQAPKILVAGHMDEVAFMVTSITENGMIRFQTLGGWWNQVMLAQRVTVYTKDREIPGVIASIPPHLLTDAERSKPMDIKNMLIDIGADSKEDAMNLGVRPGQSIIPVCPFTPMANPKKIMAKAWDNRYGCGLAVELLKEIHGQEVKNHIYSGANVMEEVGLRGAAVSSNMIKPDLFFALDASPANDTSGDKNEFGQLGKGTLLRILDRSMVTHRGMREFVLDTAESNNIPYQYFVSQGGTDAGRVHTQNDGIPSAVIGVCSRYIHTSASIIHVDDYAAAKELLVKLIQSADRSTIESIRANV
- a CDS encoding nuclease-related domain-containing protein; its protein translation is MAQLIKLQDYISRYEIDLARYPTQFIRLKQNQWERIKYQWQTGGTIERWEHIEEEVQEEKKKSLFQKLFPFKKEVDVIEEEQEDIEKVTISNEWAVEENLHQEEDTTLIFEPNLVYTPKTLEELKKMFIDQFFHFQMKWASSTLREKSYVDPKFMRDTLLRSMLQTLPDNYLIFYYPILRVKKAPIELDIIIMTPTECLCITVLEQESQAVYIANSERFWLKKVGKNEKKVLSPLIQLNRMEKVVEQIFHQNDIELPIRKVLLTRNGYIDYPGTMYGVSFVDKRKFPEWMGQLARTVSPMKHMQIRGAQALLNTVQTTSFHRDIWNTENTED
- the trmB gene encoding tRNA (guanosine(46)-N7)-methyltransferase TrmB, which gives rise to MRLKHKPWAAEYIQQHPDVIIPNPEDYKGKWNEVFGNDNPIHIEVGTGKGQFVLGMALQNPDINYIGIELFDSVIVCALEKIEAANKPSNLRLLKVDGAKLEEFFGKGDVDRVYLNFSDPWPKVRHAKRRLTHEGFLKIYENILVDNGEIHFKTDNRGLFEYSLVSMNEYGMALNYVSLDLHANMPEDNIMTEYEEKFSKLGQPIYRLECQYKTK
- a CDS encoding YtnP family quorum-quenching lactonase produces the protein MDRFEFHNMTLTWLHGGVTALDGGAMFGVVPKALWSRKYPVNELNQIELACEPILIQYEGKNYLIDSGVGAGKLNEKQLRNFGVSEESTIEKSLAEAGLQPSDIDAILMTHLHFDHAGGLTKWEGDKLVPVFPNAVIHTTQIEWDEMRNPNIRSKNTYWKENWEPVQHLVSTYEGELEVAPGLKMIHTGGHSEGHAIIRLEQNGEVALHMADIMPTHAHQNPLWVLAYDDYPMTSVFAKEKLMKEALANGYRFIFYHDAYYRMIQWDATGKEVKDSLERSKPALIK
- a CDS encoding DUF1444 domain-containing protein; its protein translation is MESKQLVAELKTKLGEANFTFTFDEKHDKLRLEHKKIGRGMDISLPEILTKYETKKQQAIDEVIYTIEQTFLAMQREEEQGFGRLASVYPIIRSTSFPKKSNDGHAFIMTDHTAETRIYYALDLGTTYRLIDESMLPKLNVTEEHIREAARFSVKKLPTSVKRDEVSGNVYYFLNQNDGYDASRILNESFLKEMESQIEGEMTVSVPHQDVLIIGDIRNEVGYDVLAQMTMHFFTVGAVPITSLSFVYENGHLEPIFILAKNKVKKEQDEK
- a CDS encoding diacylglycerol/lipid kinase family protein — protein: MEVHFIINPCAGNGQGMKRWRQFEQQLAIPYQIHRTKYEGHALLLANDIARRAKKENPICLIAIGGDGTIHEVLNGAVYFENVYLGAISAGSGNDFARGYEAFETNKQLERFIETVKSTSHDCGVVNFNGSTKYFVNNFGVGFDALVADIANKSTLKRSLNKWKLGKLSYPFYVIHALFTYKPFKLTIFQEGKKKQYQNVWFVTASNQPYFGGGMKLSPESNTSDGQFELTVVSNLSKWKLLFLFGTVFFGKHTLLKEVEQFAATEAQLIFDEPVMAHADGEIQKLALGQNKVQITVHKNIWNLAK
- a CDS encoding DUF84 family protein; this encodes MTYIKIGKPIYRYRRFKNEQLGDEIMRVAVGSKNKAKLGAVEAIVQQYFPEATIENMEVPSDVSIQPFSNEETRQGAINRARHTMMLTNADMTFGLEGGVDEIEGTMYCCNWGAAVLKDGTVIASSGAQFALPEEIAQELRMGKELGPVMDVYTDSENIRHHQGAVGIFSNNLIDRKEMFEHIVKLLVGQILFKINKEQ
- the ytpR gene encoding YtpR family tRNA-binding protein, with the translated sequence MKVAYNKAHVGDVLLVQLSMEPIVKTAMERAGDVAILKEETTGEVKAFNLFNASKYVDLDVAGNVEVTPELVEKLETALKANGAEISLDVDFSPKFVVGYVETKEKHPNADKLSVCKVNVGDETLQIVCGAPNVDAGQKVVVAKVGAVMPSGLLIKEGNLRGEDSFGMLCSARELAIPGAPEVKGILVLDDSAEVGSPFEVPSR
- a CDS encoding peptidase M4 encodes the protein MNLKDFTIGVVTGMAAAVIVKEMSNRVAPFANPDHILANIKDEFKKHAPIDGSWIYMKTENFSNGFTETPVYRGGISRTINGELENYEFAADARSGAIVDIKQI